In Chloroflexota bacterium, one DNA window encodes the following:
- a CDS encoding CoB--CoM heterodisulfide reductase iron-sulfur subunit A family protein, whose amino-acid sequence MTQRIGVYICHCGSNIAGMVDCENTAKWAGERLKPRGVVIARDYKFMCSSPGQEMIEKDIKELGLTRVVVAACSPHLHEQTFRNACARAGLNGYLCELVSIREQVSWVHTDSLAATEKAMALISGAVERVEYHEPLEPLRVPIHPATMVVGGGVAGIQAALEIADSGTPVYLVEREPSIGGHMAQFDKTFPTLDCSACILTPKMVSVGNHPNITLLSYSEVTNVDGYVGNFTATVKRKARYINTDLCNGCGVCQDKCPKKVVDQVFEAGLGYRKAVYKPFPQAIPKYPVIDRANCTFFQKGTCKACEKFCPTGAIDFKQHDETLTLQVGNIILATGYDLFNARRIPQYGYGRLANVFTSLEFERLTNAAGPTGGKIFLRDGVTVPKTVGIIHCVGSRDKRHNNYCSNICCMQSLKFAHLVKEKTGATVYNFYLDIRTAFKDYDEFYQRVLEEGTLFVRGRVAEVTDAARLPGEEGKLIIQAEDTLIGQQRRIPVDMVILSVGLEPRADAKQVGKIFGISCSMNGWFIEKHPKLDPVATMTEGIYIAGCAQGPKDIPAAVSQGAAAAARVIGKIQQKQISLEPVRASIDKEHCSGCRICNNLCPFNAITFVAKYNGNRAYSEVNPALCQGCGTCVAACPAGAISGTVFSNDQVLAQLRGLLMENGVPITEATEPVPA is encoded by the coding sequence ATGACTCAACGCATTGGCGTTTATATTTGTCATTGCGGCAGCAACATCGCCGGCATGGTGGATTGCGAGAACACGGCGAAGTGGGCGGGCGAACGACTCAAACCGCGCGGCGTCGTCATCGCGCGCGATTACAAATTCATGTGCTCCAGTCCCGGTCAAGAGATGATCGAAAAAGACATCAAGGAACTGGGACTGACGCGCGTCGTCGTCGCCGCGTGCTCGCCGCACTTGCACGAGCAAACGTTTCGCAACGCGTGCGCCCGCGCCGGGCTGAACGGCTATCTGTGCGAACTCGTTTCGATTCGCGAGCAAGTATCCTGGGTGCACACCGATTCGCTCGCCGCGACCGAGAAAGCGATGGCGTTGATCTCCGGCGCGGTCGAACGTGTGGAATATCACGAACCGCTCGAACCGCTCCGCGTGCCGATTCATCCGGCGACGATGGTCGTCGGCGGCGGAGTCGCCGGCATTCAAGCCGCGCTCGAAATCGCGGACAGCGGCACGCCGGTCTATCTCGTGGAGCGTGAGCCGTCCATCGGCGGACACATGGCGCAGTTCGACAAAACATTCCCGACGCTCGATTGCTCCGCGTGCATTCTCACGCCGAAAATGGTTTCGGTCGGCAACCATCCCAACATCACGCTGTTGAGTTATAGCGAAGTGACGAACGTGGATGGATACGTTGGCAATTTCACTGCGACCGTAAAACGCAAAGCGCGCTACATCAACACCGATTTGTGCAACGGGTGCGGTGTATGCCAGGACAAGTGTCCGAAAAAAGTGGTAGACCAGGTTTTCGAAGCCGGGCTGGGTTATCGCAAAGCGGTCTACAAACCGTTCCCGCAAGCGATTCCGAAATATCCGGTGATTGATCGCGCGAATTGCACGTTCTTTCAAAAAGGAACGTGCAAGGCGTGCGAAAAATTCTGTCCGACCGGCGCGATTGATTTCAAACAACACGACGAGACGCTGACCTTGCAAGTCGGCAACATCATTCTGGCGACCGGCTACGATCTCTTCAACGCGCGCCGCATTCCGCAGTACGGTTACGGTCGCCTCGCCAACGTCTTCACGAGTCTCGAATTCGAGCGATTGACGAACGCGGCGGGACCGACCGGCGGCAAAATCTTTTTGCGCGATGGCGTGACCGTACCAAAAACCGTCGGCATCATTCACTGCGTCGGCAGTCGCGACAAGCGGCACAACAATTATTGTTCGAATATCTGTTGTATGCAGAGTTTGAAATTCGCGCACCTGGTCAAGGAAAAAACCGGCGCGACCGTGTACAACTTTTATCTCGACATTCGCACCGCGTTCAAGGATTACGACGAATTCTATCAACGCGTGCTCGAGGAAGGAACGCTGTTCGTGCGCGGGCGCGTCGCCGAAGTGACCGATGCCGCGCGCTTGCCGGGCGAGGAAGGTAAACTCATCATTCAGGCAGAGGACACGCTCATCGGACAGCAACGCCGTATCCCGGTGGATATGGTGATTCTTTCAGTGGGGCTGGAACCGCGCGCGGACGCGAAACAAGTCGGCAAGATTTTCGGCATCTCGTGCAGCATGAACGGCTGGTTCATCGAGAAACATCCCAAGCTCGATCCGGTCGCGACGATGACCGAAGGCATTTACATCGCGGGCTGTGCCCAGGGTCCGAAGGATATTCCGGCGGCGGTCTCGCAAGGCGCTGCGGCGGCAGCGCGCGTCATCGGCAAAATTCAGCAGAAGCAAATTTCGCTCGAACCGGTGCGCGCGAGCATTGACAAGGAACATTGTTCCGGTTGTCGCATCTGCAACAACCTGTGCCCGTTCAACGCGATCACGTTCGTCGCGAAATACAACGGCAACCGCGCGTACTCGGAAGTGAATCCGGCGTTGTGCCAGGGCTGCGGTACCTGCGTCGCCGCGTGCCCCGCCGGCGCGATCAGCGGCACGGTGTTCAGCAACGACCAGGTGTTGGCACAGTTGCGCGGACTGTTGATGGAGAATGGCGTTCCCATCACTGAGGCGACCGAACCCGTCCCAGCATGA
- a CDS encoding CoB--CoM heterodisulfide reductase iron-sulfur subunit B family protein: MKYSVFPGCSLEKGAAGFPYWQSTLAVTPPLGIELTEVDDWNCCGATEYIALNRMAAYALVARNLALAARMDHFTEMIAPCSACYLNLCKADTYLTEDASLATKVNLALAEAGLQYKPGSIKTRHLLDVIVNDVGYAAVAQRVTRPLKGLRIAPYYGCLIGRPAFYGQVDDPEYPTALDKLLKVLGAEVVDYPMKAHCCGGHMTQISESVAFDLIQRLVKGAADYNADMIVTVCPMCQLNLDGFQGAMNRFYKSNYHVPVLYFTQMMGLAFGMNAATLGIGSEIVDARPALARLGVEVPPPAEEKPARPPRKSKEALPMPEMPGQEE, encoded by the coding sequence ATGAAGTACAGCGTATTTCCCGGTTGCTCGCTCGAAAAAGGCGCGGCAGGTTTTCCGTACTGGCAGTCCACGCTCGCCGTGACCCCGCCGCTCGGCATCGAGTTAACCGAAGTGGACGATTGGAATTGTTGCGGCGCGACCGAGTACATCGCGTTGAATCGGATGGCGGCGTACGCGCTCGTCGCGCGCAATCTCGCGCTCGCCGCGCGGATGGATCATTTCACCGAAATGATCGCGCCGTGCAGCGCGTGCTATCTCAACTTGTGCAAAGCCGACACGTACTTGACCGAGGATGCGTCGCTCGCGACGAAAGTGAACCTCGCGCTCGCCGAAGCCGGCTTGCAGTACAAACCTGGCTCGATCAAGACGCGGCACTTGCTCGACGTGATCGTCAATGATGTCGGGTACGCCGCGGTCGCGCAACGCGTGACCAGACCGCTCAAGGGTTTACGCATCGCGCCGTACTATGGGTGCTTGATCGGTCGCCCCGCGTTCTACGGACAGGTAGACGATCCGGAATATCCGACCGCGCTCGACAAATTGCTCAAGGTATTGGGCGCGGAAGTCGTGGACTATCCAATGAAAGCGCACTGTTGCGGCGGACACATGACCCAGATCAGCGAATCGGTCGCGTTCGATTTGATTCAGCGTTTGGTCAAGGGCGCGGCGGATTACAACGCCGACATGATCGTGACCGTGTGCCCGATGTGTCAACTGAACCTCGACGGCTTTCAGGGCGCGATGAATCGGTTCTACAAATCGAACTATCACGTGCCCGTGCTGTACTTTACGCAGATGATGGGCTTGGCATTCGGCATGAACGCGGCAACCCTGGGTATCGGTTCGGAAATCGTGGACGCGCGTCCGGCGTTGGCGCGCCTCGGCGTTGAAGTACCGCCACCCGCTGAGGAAAAACCGGCGCGCCCGCCGCGCAAATCGAAAGAGGCGCTGCCGATGCCGGAAATGCCGGGGCAGGAGGAGTAA
- a CDS encoding 4Fe-4S dicluster domain-containing protein: MHQTTPAVRPITFLDQVVAATPGDPRLVMCIQCGTCGGSCPSGPDMRHTPRQLFAMVRAGMKDQVLQSNTPWFCVSCYYCMVRCPQEVHVTDLMYTLKRFSVKTKLFDDSTAPDFSKTFIATVESYGRAFELGLMSQHMLRHNPFGVFKIADMGVSMVTKGRISFTPKRIKGMDGLKAILAKAKELETQDDAQIMGGAA; encoded by the coding sequence ATGCACCAAACCACGCCGGCGGTACGCCCGATCACATTCCTCGATCAAGTCGTTGCCGCCACCCCCGGCGATCCGCGCCTCGTGATGTGTATTCAGTGCGGCACGTGCGGCGGCTCGTGCCCTTCGGGTCCCGACATGCGCCACACCCCGCGGCAACTCTTCGCGATGGTACGCGCGGGGATGAAAGATCAAGTCCTGCAGAGTAACACGCCCTGGTTTTGTGTGTCGTGCTACTATTGCATGGTGCGCTGTCCGCAAGAGGTGCACGTCACCGATCTGATGTACACCTTGAAGCGCTTCTCCGTCAAGACCAAGTTGTTCGACGATTCGACCGCGCCGGATTTTTCCAAGACGTTTATCGCAACCGTCGAGAGTTATGGACGCGCGTTCGAACTGGGTCTGATGTCGCAACACATGCTGCGGCACAATCCGTTCGGCGTGTTCAAGATCGCCGACATGGGTGTGAGTATGGTCACGAAAGGACGCATCAGTTTCACGCCCAAACGCATCAAGGGCATGGACGGACTGAAAGCGATCCTCGCCAAAGCCAAAGAGTTGGAAACCCAGGACGACGCGCAAATCATGGGAGGCGCCGCATGA
- a CDS encoding formate dehydrogenase accessory protein FdhE encodes MIASYSRILSALDQARSAHPDLVDVIALHADLIQAQARAPIAFANAARALDGESAARALDRGEPLLTLLAWQPDAARVAELWTQVCFIIATHRADLAEAIACIAQLPAERLVSLVGAYLADEEIADAENNPEFPLARVALNHTLRPFLRAEAERWQSWLASAPWYLGSCPFCGGAPDFAALEKGDARRLLCSRCDTEWRFSRVGCPFCGDGADSYFEDAGYWLYVCDKCQRYLKAIDARYMEPPAILAAERVLTLGMDVAARDKGYVGV; translated from the coding sequence ATGATTGCCAGTTATTCGCGCATTCTTTCCGCGTTAGATCAAGCCAGGTCGGCACATCCCGACCTGGTTGATGTCATCGCGTTGCACGCGGATTTGATCCAAGCTCAAGCGCGCGCGCCGATCGCGTTTGCCAATGCCGCGCGCGCGTTAGACGGCGAGAGCGCCGCGCGCGCGCTCGATCGCGGCGAACCGTTACTTACTCTGCTCGCGTGGCAACCGGACGCGGCGCGCGTCGCCGAACTATGGACCCAGGTCTGCTTCATCATCGCCACGCACCGCGCCGACCTCGCAGAGGCGATTGCATGCATCGCTCAGTTGCCGGCGGAGCGGCTCGTGTCGCTCGTCGGCGCGTACCTCGCCGATGAAGAAATCGCGGACGCCGAAAATAATCCAGAGTTTCCGCTGGCACGTGTCGCGCTGAATCACACCTTGCGTCCCTTCCTCCGCGCCGAGGCGGAACGTTGGCAATCGTGGCTCGCCAGCGCGCCGTGGTATCTGGGGTCGTGTCCGTTTTGCGGTGGCGCGCCGGATTTCGCCGCGCTGGAAAAGGGTGATGCGCGGCGTCTGCTCTGTTCGCGGTGCGATACCGAATGGCGATTCAGCCGCGTCGGCTGTCCGTTCTGCGGCGACGGCGCGGACAGTTACTTTGAGGACGCGGGGTACTGGCTGTACGTGTGCGACAAATGCCAACGCTATCTCAAAGCGATTGACGCGCGCTACATGGAACCGCCGGCTATCTTGGCGGCGGAACGCGTGCTGACGCTTGGAATGGATGTGGCGGCGCGCGATAAGGGATACGTCGGAGTGTAA
- the hybB gene encoding Ni/Fe-hydrogenase cytochrome b subunit, with the protein MVKRILKEAVSQPRWLYPFVALALFGTGIALYRLLVGLGPTTNLNDGYPWGIWIGFDLFMVAFSGGAFTLATIVYIFQIEELHKATRLTVLTGLLGYLSVLVILAFDLGRWDRAYHFFIYPNINSALFEVSWCIAIYSAILFAEFSPVVLQKLKWHRALAFVKKITMPLIIAGATLSTLHQSSLGSMFLVMDHRLHPLWYTPFVPVLFFVSSIAAGMATVICATMWSHLAFHRSLNQKIIAELGLILPWAVAFYWVLRLGELLAAGEFTLIWTSATYSWLFVGEIVLFGVIPIALFTRERVRMSRPLSFLGGAVVLAGVFLNRFDTTLFAMLPIAGYEYTPSWMEVAIQLGVLSAMVVAFALAARYLPLFEDEHHPALVEPRTAMQPVGAQSAGVMASE; encoded by the coding sequence ATGGTTAAGCGCATTCTCAAAGAAGCCGTGAGTCAACCGCGCTGGCTTTATCCGTTTGTCGCGCTCGCGCTCTTTGGCACCGGCATCGCCTTGTATCGGCTGTTGGTCGGGCTGGGTCCCACGACGAACTTGAACGACGGTTATCCGTGGGGCATCTGGATCGGCTTTGATCTGTTCATGGTCGCGTTTTCCGGCGGCGCGTTTACGCTCGCGACGATTGTGTACATTTTTCAAATCGAAGAATTGCACAAAGCCACGCGGCTCACCGTTCTCACCGGTCTGCTCGGCTATCTCTCGGTGCTCGTGATCCTCGCGTTCGACCTGGGACGCTGGGATCGCGCGTATCATTTTTTCATCTACCCCAACATCAACTCGGCGTTGTTCGAAGTGAGTTGGTGCATCGCGATTTATAGCGCGATCCTGTTCGCCGAGTTTAGCCCGGTCGTTTTGCAGAAACTAAAGTGGCATCGCGCGCTTGCCTTCGTCAAAAAGATTACGATGCCGCTGATCATCGCCGGCGCAACGCTGTCCACCTTGCACCAGTCCTCGCTGGGCAGTATGTTTCTCGTGATGGATCATCGTTTGCATCCGTTGTGGTACACGCCATTCGTCCCCGTGTTGTTCTTTGTCTCGTCCATCGCGGCAGGGATGGCGACGGTAATCTGCGCGACGATGTGGAGCCACCTGGCTTTTCATCGGAGTCTGAATCAAAAAATCATCGCAGAGTTGGGGTTGATCTTGCCCTGGGCGGTGGCGTTTTACTGGGTGTTGCGTCTCGGCGAGTTGTTGGCGGCGGGTGAGTTTACGCTCATCTGGACGAGCGCGACGTACAGTTGGCTCTTCGTCGGTGAAATCGTGTTGTTCGGCGTCATTCCGATCGCGTTGTTCACGCGCGAGCGCGTACGGATGAGTCGCCCCTTGTCGTTTCTCGGCGGCGCGGTCGTGCTCGCGGGCGTGTTTCTCAATCGCTTCGACACCACGCTTTTCGCAATGTTGCCGATTGCCGGGTACGAGTACACGCCCAGCTGGATGGAAGTGGCGATTCAGCTCGGTGTGCTGTCGGCGATGGTCGTAGCGTTTGCGCTCGCGGCGCGATATCTCCCCTTGTTTGAAGACGAACATCACCCCGCGCTGGTTGAACCACGAACTGCAATGCAACCGGTTGGAGCGCAATCGGCAGGCGTGATGGCGTCCGAATAA
- a CDS encoding 4Fe-4S dicluster domain-containing protein → MAKHAVLVDLAKCIGCRGCQVACKQWQDLPSDKTRNLGSYQNPIKRNNRTFMLIEFHELEQGDKMNWIFAKRQCMHCATPSCVSACTVGALIQREDGPVVYDAERCIGCRYCQYACPFHVPMFEWNKQFSLIAKCNFCVDRLDAGEQPACAKTCPPGALKYGTREEMLEIANHRIYSNPGKYVKHVYGEHEVGGTSWLYISPVPFEQVGFPVLPDRSPVELNNQVIHLTPTVATGMALVLSGVYWTINRRRKVAALRAHTENDGEVHHG, encoded by the coding sequence ATGGCAAAACATGCAGTCCTCGTTGATCTTGCCAAGTGCATTGGCTGTCGCGGTTGCCAGGTTGCCTGCAAGCAGTGGCAAGACTTGCCTAGCGACAAGACGCGCAACCTGGGTTCGTATCAAAATCCAATCAAACGCAACAACCGGACGTTTATGCTCATCGAGTTTCACGAACTCGAACAGGGCGACAAGATGAATTGGATTTTCGCCAAGCGGCAATGTATGCACTGCGCCACGCCCTCGTGCGTATCCGCGTGCACCGTCGGCGCGCTGATTCAGCGCGAAGATGGTCCCGTCGTCTACGATGCGGAGCGGTGCATCGGTTGTCGTTACTGTCAGTACGCATGCCCGTTTCACGTGCCGATGTTCGAGTGGAACAAACAATTCTCGCTCATCGCCAAGTGCAACTTTTGCGTGGATCGCCTCGACGCGGGCGAGCAACCGGCGTGCGCCAAGACCTGCCCGCCCGGCGCGCTCAAGTACGGCACCCGCGAAGAAATGCTCGAAATCGCGAACCATCGCATCTATTCCAATCCGGGCAAGTACGTCAAACATGTCTACGGCGAGCACGAAGTCGGCGGCACCTCGTGGCTGTACATTTCGCCCGTGCCGTTCGAGCAAGTGGGCTTTCCGGTCTTGCCCGACCGGTCGCCGGTGGAATTGAACAATCAAGTCATCCATCTCACGCCGACGGTGGCAACCGGGATGGCGCTGGTGTTGAGCGGCGTCTATTGGACGATCAATCGCCGGCGCAAGGTTGCCGCGTTGCGCGCCCACACCGAAAATGACGGGGAGGTTCATCATGGTTAA
- the fdnG gene encoding formate dehydrogenase-N subunit alpha produces the protein MSFDLSRRQFLKSSLLATGGMLLPAVAGSASAAGEIRKFPLHKQIGESHTICPFCSVGCGLVVATDAKGHIINCEGDSEHIINRGALDPKSVAVTQLSNSPLRLKHVMYRAPNSDKWEEKPWDWAVEQIATRIKETRDKTFTKQIKVGDKNVTVNRTEGIAWLGGAANNSEDCYLASKFARTLGVVWLEHQARIUHSATVAGLGPTYGRGAMTNDWVDLKNSDCLLVIGGNPAENHPASFLWINKAREKGAKLLVVDPRFTRSAATADYYAPLRAGTDIVFLGGLINYAVQNKLYNEEYVKAYTNALTLINPTYRGPAELDGYFSGFDASRAVYDTSSWQYQIEKQKVTGADGKEVEVTAFKQAGSLDDPNCAFAHLKKHYARYTPELVERVCGTPKEKFLQVAQTFCATGAADKSGTILYAMGQTQHTVGTQNVRSMAILQLLLGNIGLPGGGVNALRGESNVQGSTDMALLYQDLPGYLGAPTDKLPDLATFSAKFDTTSYWSNGPRFIVNLLKAWYGDKATKENDYAYNYLPKVSGNYSWIPLFEAMYAGNINGLICMGQNPAVSGPNARRERSALANLDWLIVMDLFETETASFWRAPGVDPKNVKTEVFMLPAADAMEKAGSVVTSGRRIQWRSQVASAPGDAKEDIWILTELVKKLKDLYKSSADDKDRPILDVVWDYGAPPDAERVAREINGYALDEVKDASGKVLIEKGKLLPSFATIASAANFDAIACGTWIYSGYFASADDGNGKVMPAAKRRGQKDPGDLGMYPFWGWAWPANRHILYNRAAARPDGTPWSEKKKLIWWDAEKKSWVGYDVPDFAATKAPTAKADLTAKGLGAQAGTDPFIMKADGKGWLFAPKGLNEGPLPEHYEPFESPIVNCVSGAQCNPVVKAYNTDKEQEIGNRLGTRDKFPIIATTYRVTEHWQAGAMSRTLPWLAEMQPDLFVEISKELAKEKAIKNGDRVVVSSARGKISGVAVVTARFKPLTVDGRTVHQIGMPWHFGWQGIATGDITNDITPHIGDGNTGIPEYKAFLVDVKKAEG, from the coding sequence ATGAGTTTCGATTTGTCACGTCGCCAATTCCTCAAGTCCTCCCTCCTCGCAACGGGAGGGATGCTTTTGCCGGCGGTTGCCGGTTCTGCCTCCGCCGCCGGCGAGATTCGCAAGTTTCCCCTGCACAAACAGATTGGTGAGTCACATACCATCTGCCCCTTTTGCTCGGTGGGGTGCGGGTTGGTCGTCGCCACGGATGCCAAGGGGCACATCATCAACTGTGAAGGGGACAGCGAACATATCATCAATCGCGGCGCGCTCGATCCCAAATCCGTTGCCGTGACGCAACTCTCGAACAGCCCGCTCCGGTTAAAGCACGTGATGTATCGCGCGCCCAACTCGGACAAGTGGGAAGAAAAACCCTGGGATTGGGCGGTCGAGCAGATTGCCACGCGCATCAAAGAGACGCGCGACAAGACTTTCACCAAGCAAATCAAGGTGGGCGACAAGAACGTCACCGTGAATCGGACCGAAGGCATCGCGTGGCTTGGCGGTGCGGCGAACAACAGCGAAGATTGTTATCTCGCGAGCAAATTCGCGCGCACCCTGGGAGTCGTGTGGCTCGAACATCAGGCACGGATCTGACACAGCGCCACGGTGGCCGGTCTGGGCCCCACGTATGGTCGCGGCGCGATGACGAACGATTGGGTGGATTTGAAGAACAGCGATTGTCTGCTCGTCATCGGCGGCAATCCGGCGGAAAATCATCCCGCTTCGTTTCTCTGGATCAACAAGGCGCGCGAAAAGGGCGCGAAACTCCTCGTCGTGGATCCGCGCTTTACCCGCTCGGCGGCGACGGCGGATTACTACGCACCACTGCGCGCAGGAACGGATATTGTGTTCCTCGGCGGACTCATCAATTACGCGGTGCAGAATAAACTCTACAACGAAGAGTATGTCAAGGCGTACACGAACGCGCTGACGCTCATCAATCCGACGTACCGCGGTCCCGCCGAGCTCGACGGTTATTTCTCCGGCTTTGATGCGTCCCGCGCGGTTTACGATACGAGTAGTTGGCAATATCAAATCGAAAAACAAAAAGTAACTGGCGCGGATGGCAAAGAAGTTGAAGTGACGGCGTTCAAGCAAGCCGGTTCGCTCGACGATCCGAACTGTGCGTTCGCGCATCTCAAGAAACATTATGCGCGCTATACGCCCGAACTGGTCGAGCGCGTGTGCGGCACGCCGAAAGAAAAATTCCTCCAAGTGGCGCAGACGTTTTGCGCGACCGGCGCGGCGGACAAATCGGGCACGATTCTGTACGCGATGGGACAAACGCAACACACGGTCGGCACGCAAAATGTTCGCTCGATGGCGATTCTCCAGTTGTTGCTCGGCAACATCGGTCTGCCCGGCGGCGGCGTCAACGCGCTGCGCGGCGAATCGAACGTGCAAGGGTCAACCGATATGGCGCTGTTGTATCAAGACTTGCCCGGCTATCTCGGCGCGCCAACCGACAAGTTGCCTGACCTGGCAACCTTCTCCGCGAAATTCGACACGACCTCGTACTGGTCGAACGGACCGCGCTTTATCGTGAACTTGCTCAAAGCATGGTACGGCGACAAGGCGACGAAAGAAAACGATTACGCGTACAACTATTTGCCCAAAGTCAGCGGCAACTATTCCTGGATTCCGTTGTTCGAGGCGATGTACGCAGGCAACATCAATGGCTTGATTTGTATGGGGCAGAATCCTGCCGTGTCCGGACCGAACGCGCGCCGCGAACGCAGTGCGCTCGCCAATCTCGATTGGCTCATCGTGATGGACTTGTTCGAGACGGAGACCGCGTCGTTCTGGCGCGCGCCGGGCGTTGATCCCAAGAACGTCAAGACCGAAGTGTTCATGCTCCCCGCGGCGGACGCGATGGAAAAAGCCGGCAGTGTCGTCACGAGCGGTCGCCGCATCCAATGGCGTTCCCAGGTTGCCTCCGCGCCCGGCGACGCGAAAGAAGATATTTGGATTCTCACCGAACTCGTTAAAAAACTCAAGGACCTGTACAAGAGTTCGGCGGATGATAAAGACCGCCCGATTCTCGACGTGGTGTGGGATTACGGCGCGCCGCCGGATGCCGAACGCGTGGCGCGCGAAATCAACGGCTATGCGCTCGATGAAGTGAAGGACGCGAGCGGCAAAGTGTTGATCGAAAAAGGCAAGTTGCTTCCGTCGTTTGCGACGATTGCCTCGGCGGCAAACTTCGATGCGATTGCATGCGGCACCTGGATTTACTCTGGCTATTTCGCGTCGGCGGATGATGGCAACGGCAAGGTGATGCCGGCGGCGAAACGGCGCGGACAAAAAGACCCAGGCGACCTGGGCATGTATCCGTTCTGGGGTTGGGCGTGGCCCGCCAATCGCCACATTCTCTACAATCGCGCGGCGGCGCGCCCGGACGGCACACCGTGGTCGGAAAAGAAAAAACTGATCTGGTGGGATGCGGAGAAAAAATCCTGGGTCGGATACGACGTGCCCGACTTTGCCGCGACCAAAGCGCCGACTGCCAAAGCCGATCTCACCGCCAAAGGTCTCGGCGCGCAAGCCGGCACCGACCCGTTCATTATGAAGGCGGACGGCAAGGGTTGGTTGTTCGCGCCCAAAGGACTGAACGAAGGTCCTCTGCCGGAACATTACGAACCGTTCGAATCGCCCATCGTGAATTGCGTTTCCGGGGCACAGTGCAACCCGGTCGTCAAAGCGTATAACACGGACAAGGAGCAGGAAATCGGCAATCGGCTGGGTACCCGCGACAAGTTTCCGATCATCGCGACGACCTATCGCGTGACGGAACATTGGCAAGCCGGCGCGATGAGCCGGACGCTGCCGTGGCTTGCCGAAATGCAACCCGATCTCTTTGTCGAAATCAGCAAAGAGTTGGCAAAGGAGAAAGCGATCAAGAACGGTGACCGCGTGGTTGTCTCGTCGGCGCGCGGAAAAATTTCCGGCGTCGCGGTGGTCACGGCGCGCTTCAAGCCGTTGACAGTGGACGGCAGAACCGTACACCAAATCGGGATGCCCTGGCACTTTGGCTGGCAAGGCATCGCGACGGGTGACATCACCAACGACATCACGCCGCACATTGGCGACGGCAATACCGGCATTCCCGAATACAAGGCGTTCTTGGTGGACGTGAAAAAGGCGGAGGGATAA
- a CDS encoding response regulator transcription factor: MSKPIRVLLVDDHAIVREGIGSLLSHQKDIKIIGQAVDGKQAIDAVTQLKPDVVLMDITMPVMNGLDATREIHKLFPDTRVLVLTQHENKEYIMPLLQAGAVGYISKRARANELIHAIHAVHDSGAYLPPSITHLVVNALADAPNASSLEQSVLTERERDVVRLVAEGLSSREIAERWSISVKTVDTHRANIMEKLGIHNSAELIKYAIRNGIVSVE; this comes from the coding sequence ATGTCCAAACCGATTCGAGTTCTGCTCGTTGACGATCACGCCATCGTGCGTGAAGGGATCGGCTCGCTTCTATCGCACCAAAAAGATATCAAGATCATCGGGCAAGCGGTGGATGGCAAACAAGCCATTGACGCGGTGACCCAGCTCAAGCCCGACGTGGTGTTGATGGACATTACGATGCCGGTGATGAATGGCTTGGACGCGACGCGTGAGATTCACAAATTATTTCCCGACACGCGCGTGTTGGTGCTGACGCAACACGAGAACAAAGAGTACATCATGCCGCTCTTGCAAGCCGGCGCGGTTGGTTATATCAGCAAACGCGCGCGCGCCAACGAGTTGATCCACGCCATCCACGCGGTGCACGACTCGGGCGCGTACCTGCCGCCGAGCATTACACATCTGGTCGTGAACGCGCTCGCCGATGCGCCGAACGCGAGTTCACTCGAACAATCGGTTTTGACCGAGCGCGAACGCGATGTCGTGCGTCTCGTGGCGGAAGGATTAAGTAGCCGCGAAATCGCCGAGCGCTGGTCTATCAGCGTCAAGACCGTGGACACGCATCGCGCGAACATTATGGAGAAACTGGGAATTCACAACAGCGCGGAATTGATCAAGTACGCGATTCGTAACGGCATTGTGAGCGTCGAGTAG